CTGCCGACACCTGGTGGTTCCGGCGGTGTTGAGGGTCTGTACGCGATCTTCCTCGGACCACCGGTCATGCCGAAGTACATGGTGGCTCCGACGCTACTCGTCTGGCGGATCCTCGGATACTATGTGTTCATCGCGCTCGGAGGCTACCTGACCATGCATCGCGTACGAGCCGAGATCCGGGCACGGAAGCAATCGAGTATTCGTCTTGAGACCTCACCCGTTTCAACATCGCAAGGCGCCGTCGAGGGCCCGCACCCTCCCGCCTAGCTTGCCATCGCTCTGTGGAACCTCTTTCTATCTCTCAGCGAAGGGCGCAAGCCGACTCATTCCTGTTCCGCGGTTTTCAACCGCATGTGAGATTCGGAACAGCAAGTGACCGGTACGCCGGCTGGATCGGCCAGATCTACCCCGAATCCTACAGCACGCGCGTCACGAGTCGTCGGCGCAAGCTCGGCAAGAAGACGTACGAGGAGCGGACTGTACCCGTGGACTCGGCAGCGGACTACTTTGAGCACTTCGACGTGCTTGAAATCGATTTTACATTCTATCGAGCCCTTCTGGACACCGACGGAAAAACCACCTCGAACTACGGTGCCCTCGAACGGTACGCGGAATGCGCCCCGGCACATGCCCGCTTCTACCTGAAGGCACCTCAGGCCTGTTTTGCGAGGCGCATTCGAAGATCAGTTGGAGGTAAAGCAACGTATCAGCGGAATCCCGATTTCCTGAACGCGACTGCGTACGAACGTACCTTCCTGCATCCCGCACTGGAAATACTGGGGGATCGCATCCAGGGCGTCATCTTCGAGCAGGAATACCAGCGTGTGTCCGACTCACC
This genomic stretch from Rhodothermales bacterium harbors:
- a CDS encoding DUF72 domain-containing protein: MEPLSISQRRAQADSFLFRGFQPHVRFGTASDRYAGWIGQIYPESYSTRVTSRRRKLGKKTYEERTVPVDSAADYFEHFDVLEIDFTFYRALLDTDGKTTSNYGALERYAECAPAHARFYLKAPQACFARRIRRSVGGKATYQRNPDFLNATAYERTFLHPALEILGDRIQGVIFEQEYQRVSDSPNPDENVRELDGFFRSIPRLVQSHLEIRSSHLLHPPYFDWLADMGLGFVFSHWTWLPPLRAQWKLSGERFTAADRNAVARLLTPLDMPYAKAYGKTHPFDAVVPEIANSEQAQRMILDTTALAFQAENHDAVLNVIANNRAWGNAPALARAVANRILEEEERRSVSGDQSRP